The Channa argus isolate prfri chromosome 22, Channa argus male v1.0, whole genome shotgun sequence genome has a window encoding:
- the LOC137107773 gene encoding histone H2B 1/2-like, translating into MPDPVKAPKKGSKKAVSKSATKTGKKKRKTRRESYAIYVYKVLKQVHPDTGISSKAMSIMNSFVSDIFERIAGESSRLAHYNKRSTITSREIQTAVRLLLPGELAKHAVSEGTKAVTKYTSSK; encoded by the coding sequence ATGCCTGATCCAGTGAAAGCCCCGAAGAAAGGCTCCAAGAAAGCCGTCTCCAAGAGCGCCACCAAAACCggcaagaagaagaggaagaccaGGAGGGAGAGCTACGCCATCTACGTGTACAAGGTCCTGAAGCAGGTCCACCCCGACACCGGCATCTCCTCCAAGGCCATGAGCATCATGAACTCGTTCGTCAGCGACATCTTCGAGCGCATCGCCGGCGAGTCCTCCCGTCTGGCTCACTACAACAAGCGCTCCACCATCACCTCCAGGGAGATCCAGACCGCcgtcaggctgctgctgcccgGTGAGCTGGCCAAGCACGCCGTGTCCGAGGGCACCAAGGCCGTCACCAAGTACACCAGCTCCAAGTAA